From Rutidosis leptorrhynchoides isolate AG116_Rl617_1_P2 chromosome 3, CSIRO_AGI_Rlap_v1, whole genome shotgun sequence, a single genomic window includes:
- the LOC139899285 gene encoding NADH dehydrogenase [ubiquinone] flavoprotein 2, mitochondrial-like: MLARLASKRLLEIRQVFRQSPQSTRSLSTALNYHIDTPDNKADGPWEFNEANKPKVREILSHYPTNYKQSAVIPLLDLAQQQHGGWLPVSAMDAVAKVIEVAPIRVYEVATFYSMFNRAKVGKYHLLVCGTTPCMIRGSRDIEDALLKHLGVKRNEVTKDGLFSVGEMECMGCCVNAPMITVADYSNGSEGYTYNYYEDVTPKRVVEIVEALKRGEKPPRGTQNPDRINCGPAGGNTTLLGEPKPPPCRDLDAC, from the exons ATGTTAGCTCGTCTCGCATCTAAACGTCTACTCGAGATCCGTCAAGTTTTCCGTCAATCTCCACAG TCAACTCGATCATTATCCACTGCCCTAAACTAT CATATTGATACGCCGGATAACAAAGCCGATGGTCCATGGGAATTCAATGAGGCCAATAAACCTAAG GTAAGGGAGATTTTGTCTCATTATCCAACAAATTACAAGCAATCTGCAGTTATCCCATTACTGGATCTTGCACAACAACAACATGGGGGATGGCTTCCAGTTTCAGCCATGGATGCG GTAGCAAAAGTTATAGAAGTTGCTCCAATTCGTGTGTATGAGGTTGCAACATTTTATTCCATGTTTAACAGAGCAAAG GTTGGAAAATACCATCTTTTGGTATGTGGAACAACTCCTTGTATGATTCGTGGTTCACGAGACATTGAAGATGCTTTATTGAAGCACTTAGGAGTGAAACGAAATG AGGTTACAAAGGATGGCTTATTTTCTGTTGGAGAAATGGAATGCATG GGTTGCTGTGTAAATGCTCCTATGATAACAGTGGCCGATTATTCTAATGGATCAGAAGGATATACCTATAACTACTAC GAAGATGTCACCCCAAAGAGAGTTGTTGAGATAGTTGAGGCATTAAAACGAGGGGAAAAACCACCG CGTGGGACCCAAAACCCGGATCGTATCAATTGTGGGCCTGCTGGAGGGAATACTACGTTGTTGGG